The following nucleotide sequence is from Synechococcus sp. KORDI-52.
TCTTTTCTGAGGCCACTGGCCTACCGCTACCGCTGGATTTACGACACGGTCACAGCGGTGTCATCGCTGAGTGTGGGTGGGGTAGAGCGCCTGCGGGGCCTGGGGCTCGAGGCGTTGCAGCCCCATCTCAAGCCAGGCGTGGCGGTGCTTGATCTCTGCTGCGGCAGTGGCGAAGCAGCGGCCCCTTGGCTGGCGGCGGGCTATGCGGTGACGGGGCTCGATATTTCCGCCCGCGCCCTGGATCTCGCCGCCCAACGCCACCCCAGCCTGGAGCGGGTGGAGGGGCTGGCCGAAGAGCCCCCACTGGCCGATGCCAGCTTCAGCGCCATTCAGCTGAGCGTGGCCCTGCACGAATTCCCCCGCAGCGATCGTGAACGGGTGCTGCGCAGTGCCCTGAGGTTGCTGGAACCGGGCGGCTGGTTAGTGCTTGTGGATCTGCATCCAGCCGGACCCTGGCTGAAGCTTCCCCAACAGTTGTTTTGTGCCCTGTTTGAAACCGACACCGCCACCGCCATGCTGGAGGACAACCTCCCCGCCGAGCTGGAGCAACTCGGGTTCAGCAGCGTGAGCCAGGAGCTGCTGGCGGGACAGGCCCTGCAACGCATCACCGCCACTCGGCCTCGATAGAACCAACAACGCCCCTCCTTTAATGAGCACGAACGACCTCGATCAATCCGCCGCGGAGCTGGGCATGGGGGGCAAGCTCGCCCCCGAAACCGACGACGCCGGATACCGCAAACGGATGGAGCGGCGCCAGCAGGTGCAAAAGCAACGTGTGGAGGAACGCAACAAGGAGAAGGGGCTGGTGCTGGTGTTCACCGGCCAGGGCAAAGGCAAAACCACCGCCGGGCTTGGGCTGGTGCTGCGCACCCTCGGCCATGGGGAGCGGGTGGCCATTGTTCAATTCATCAAGGGGGGCTGGGAACCCGGCGAAGCACGGTCCCTGCAGGCCTTCGGTGAGCAGGTGAGCTGGCATGCCCTGGGGGAAGGCTTCACCTGGGAGACCCAGAACCGAGAGCGGGATCAACACCTGGTGGAGACGGCCTGGCAGACGGCCCTGGGCTACCTGCGCGATGCCAGCGTGAAATTGGTGCTGCTCGACGAGCTCAATGTGGCCTTGAAACTGGGCTATATCGAGCCCGGCACGGTGATCGCCGGATTGAACGAGCGACCGGAGCTCACCCACGTTGCGGTGACCGGCCGGGGCGCACCAGCCGAGCTGGTGGAGCGGGCCGATCTGGTGACAGAGATGACCCTGGTGCATCACCCCTTCCGCGAACAGGGGGTGAAGGCCCAGGCGGGCATCGAGTTTTAAAGGTTGAACACCCCAGCCTTAGGCCGCTTCAGCCGCCTCGAGATCGTCCTGCAAATGACGGGTGGCCGCGGTGAGCACCGAGAGCCCACTCACCAGCAGTGCGCGATGCACCTGAGGCTCACGCCAACAGTCCGGATCCTGGCTGGCCCGTTCCAAGGCTGAAAGCGTGAGACGGGCCATCACACCGCTATGGGTGGCATCGGTCTCGGGCATCAAACAGCCGCAGTTTTCCCATCTAAGCGGCGATTCAAGGCTTGTGCCAATGCTTGCTACTGTCGAAAGGATCTGGACGGTAGATGACCTACACACGCGTCCTGCTGAAACTCAGCGGCGAAGCTCTGATGGGATCTCAGGGCTATGGCATCGACCCCGCCATTGTTCAATCGATTGCCTCCGATGTAGCCAAGGTGGTGGCCAATGGCACCCAGCTGGCGATCGTCGTGGGCGGCGGCAACATCTTTCGCGGCCTCAAGGGTTCTGCGGCGGGTATGGAACGGGCGACAGCTGACTACGTCGGCATGTTGGCCACGGTGATGAACGCCATCACCCTCCAAGACGGGCTCGAGAGAGCTGGCGTTCCCACACGGGTGCAGACCGCCATCGCCATGCAGGAGGTGGCGGAGCCTTACATCCGCCGTAAAGCCATTCGGCATCTGGAAAAGAACCGGGTGGTGGTGTTCGGCGCCGGTTGCGGAAACCCTTTCTTCACCACCGACACCACTGCGGCCCTTCGGGCCGCTGAAATCAATGCCGATGTGGTGTTCAAGGCCACCAAGGTGGATGGGGTTTACGACAAGGACCCGGCCAAGCACATCGATGCGGTGAAGCATGCACAGCTCAGCTACCAGGATGTGCTCAGCGGCGAGTTGGGGGTGATGGACAGCACCGCCATCGCCCTTTGCAAAGACAACAACATCCCGATTGTTGTTTTCAACCTGTTTGAACCTGGCAACATCGGCAGAGCCGTGGCCGGGGAACCGATCGGGTCCCGCATCGGCGACCCCGCCTAACAACGCCACCCAGTACGCACGCCTCCTTCCTCAGCAACCATGTCTACCCAGGACCTCGAAGCCAGCATGCGCAAGTCGGTGGAGGCCACCCAGCGCAACTTCAACACCATCCGCACCGGCCGTGCCAATGCCTCCCTGCTGGACCGCATCAGCGTTGAGTACTACGGCGCCGAAACCCCACTGAAGTCCCTGGCGACCCTATCGACCCCGGATTCCCAGACGATCCAGATCCAGCCGTTCGACATCAGCGCCCTGGCCTCGATCGAAAAAGCGATTGCCATGAGTGAGCTGGGCTTCACCCCCAACAACGACGGCAAGATCATCCGCATCAACGTGCCCCCCCTCACCGAGGAGCGCC
It contains:
- a CDS encoding class I SAM-dependent methyltransferase, whose amino-acid sequence is MTSFLRPLAYRYRWIYDTVTAVSSLSVGGVERLRGLGLEALQPHLKPGVAVLDLCCGSGEAAAPWLAAGYAVTGLDISARALDLAAQRHPSLERVEGLAEEPPLADASFSAIQLSVALHEFPRSDRERVLRSALRLLEPGGWLVLVDLHPAGPWLKLPQQLFCALFETDTATAMLEDNLPAELEQLGFSSVSQELLAGQALQRITATRPR
- the cobO gene encoding cob(I)yrinic acid a,c-diamide adenosyltransferase, whose translation is MSTNDLDQSAAELGMGGKLAPETDDAGYRKRMERRQQVQKQRVEERNKEKGLVLVFTGQGKGKTTAGLGLVLRTLGHGERVAIVQFIKGGWEPGEARSLQAFGEQVSWHALGEGFTWETQNRERDQHLVETAWQTALGYLRDASVKLVLLDELNVALKLGYIEPGTVIAGLNERPELTHVAVTGRGAPAELVERADLVTEMTLVHHPFREQGVKAQAGIEF
- the pyrH gene encoding UMP kinase, encoding MTYTRVLLKLSGEALMGSQGYGIDPAIVQSIASDVAKVVANGTQLAIVVGGGNIFRGLKGSAAGMERATADYVGMLATVMNAITLQDGLERAGVPTRVQTAIAMQEVAEPYIRRKAIRHLEKNRVVVFGAGCGNPFFTTDTTAALRAAEINADVVFKATKVDGVYDKDPAKHIDAVKHAQLSYQDVLSGELGVMDSTAIALCKDNNIPIVVFNLFEPGNIGRAVAGEPIGSRIGDPA
- the frr gene encoding ribosome recycling factor; amino-acid sequence: MSTQDLEASMRKSVEATQRNFNTIRTGRANASLLDRISVEYYGAETPLKSLATLSTPDSQTIQIQPFDISALASIEKAIAMSELGFTPNNDGKIIRINVPPLTEERRKEFCKLASKYAEEGKVALRNLRRDAIDKIKKQEKEGDFSEDQSRDEQESVQKTLDKFIAELEKHLATKEADILKV